From Paraburkholderia fungorum, the proteins below share one genomic window:
- a CDS encoding MFS transporter, with the protein MLMEDNLPASDASLDDGTSSSLRSWLAVGAVAIGAFAFVTTEFLPVGLLPRVAADLDVSPGTAGLMVTVPGIIAALSAPGLMLVAGRMDRRRVFLLLTALLLASNLISAFAPDFSIMLVGRALLGAALGGFWTLATAASGRLVRPKDSAKAMATILTGVTCATVIGVPLGTFIASFASWRASFMATGVLVAIALVAQFFFVPSLPSSAALRLRDLVALLRQPHPRRSMLMVALVFGAHFSSYTYVTPFLLRNANLTMSTITWLLLGFGIIGFFSNFAISSTVTRNLKASVGAMVSLLMFALVSLPLLQHSTIGVAAFVLAWGVSFGALPLCFSIWIQRATPQSPEAGSALFVSIIQIAIALGSLVGGVVVDHAGVPADFLFGSGLALLGLAAWASFGRGEQSAAVQVVAQTEAQAEALACPACVD; encoded by the coding sequence ATGTTGATGGAAGATAATCTGCCGGCGAGCGATGCCTCGCTGGACGATGGGACCTCGTCGTCCCTGCGTTCGTGGCTCGCTGTCGGCGCGGTCGCGATCGGCGCATTTGCCTTTGTGACGACGGAGTTTTTACCGGTTGGACTTCTGCCGCGCGTCGCGGCGGATCTCGATGTTTCGCCCGGCACGGCCGGGCTGATGGTGACCGTGCCCGGCATCATCGCTGCCCTATCTGCGCCGGGTCTGATGCTCGTGGCGGGGCGCATGGATCGTCGGCGCGTGTTTCTTTTACTCACGGCGTTGCTGCTCGCGTCAAATCTTATTTCCGCGTTTGCGCCTGACTTCTCGATCATGCTGGTCGGCCGCGCGCTGCTCGGCGCTGCGTTGGGCGGCTTCTGGACGCTCGCCACCGCAGCCTCGGGACGTCTGGTGCGGCCAAAGGATTCCGCCAAAGCCATGGCGACGATCCTGACCGGCGTGACCTGTGCGACCGTGATCGGCGTGCCGCTCGGCACCTTCATCGCGAGCTTTGCATCGTGGCGCGCGTCGTTCATGGCAACCGGCGTGCTCGTCGCGATTGCGCTCGTTGCGCAGTTTTTCTTCGTGCCTTCGCTGCCGTCGTCGGCCGCATTGCGTTTGCGCGATCTGGTGGCGTTGCTGCGTCAACCGCATCCGCGTCGCAGTATGTTGATGGTCGCGCTCGTGTTCGGCGCACATTTTTCGTCGTACACCTACGTCACGCCGTTCCTGCTGCGCAATGCCAATCTGACGATGTCGACCATCACGTGGCTTCTTCTCGGCTTCGGCATTATCGGATTCTTCTCGAACTTCGCGATTTCGTCGACCGTCACGCGCAATCTGAAAGCATCGGTCGGCGCAATGGTTTCGCTGTTGATGTTCGCGTTGGTGTCGCTGCCGCTTTTGCAGCATTCGACGATTGGCGTTGCGGCATTCGTGCTCGCGTGGGGCGTTTCGTTCGGCGCATTGCCGCTGTGCTTCAGCATCTGGATTCAGCGCGCGACGCCGCAGTCGCCCGAAGCGGGTTCGGCCCTGTTCGTCAGCATCATCCAGATTGCGATTGCGCTGGGCTCGCTGGTGGGCGGCGTCGTGGTCGACCATGCCGGTGTCCCCGCCGACTTTCTGTTCGGCAGCGGACTCGCGCTGTTGGGACTGGCAGCATGGGCGAGCTTTGGTCGCGGCGAGCAGAGCGCAGCGGTGCAAGTGGTAGCACAAACGGAAGCACAAGCGGAAGCGTTGGCCTGTCCTGCGTGCGTGGACTAG
- a CDS encoding gamma-glutamylcyclotransferase, with product MLNRNAICSGAYLESFDSLPGEMLWTQARIDASLAQTLRQRPCDGDIWVFAYGSLLWNPVSEFDSRRIATLHGWHRSFCIRLIAGRGTPEQPGRMLALESGGSTEGVALRLGGATVEEELRILWIREMVTGAYRPTWAPVTLDDGTQVSAIAFVAEPEDSQYEGDSRASSIAPSMAVATGLFGTNADYVFKLQNALAECGLSDPYIDEIASELTRIGSHPA from the coding sequence ATGCTGAACAGAAACGCCATTTGCTCTGGCGCATACCTCGAAAGTTTTGATTCGCTGCCGGGCGAGATGCTGTGGACCCAGGCGCGGATCGACGCATCGCTCGCGCAGACGTTGCGGCAGCGTCCGTGCGACGGCGACATCTGGGTCTTCGCTTACGGCTCGTTGCTGTGGAATCCGGTCTCGGAGTTCGACAGCCGCCGCATTGCGACGCTGCATGGCTGGCATCGCAGCTTCTGTATCCGGCTGATCGCCGGGCGCGGTACGCCGGAGCAGCCGGGCCGCATGCTCGCGCTTGAATCGGGAGGCAGCACGGAAGGCGTCGCATTGCGCCTGGGCGGCGCCACGGTCGAGGAAGAGCTACGGATTCTCTGGATTCGCGAGATGGTGACGGGCGCTTATCGTCCGACCTGGGCGCCGGTCACGCTCGACGACGGCACGCAAGTGTCCGCAATCGCCTTCGTTGCCGAACCCGAGGATTCGCAATACGAAGGCGATTCACGGGCCTCGTCGATTGCTCCGTCGATGGCCGTCGCCACCGGCCTGTTCGGCACCAACGCCGACTATGTTTTCAAGCTGCAAAACGCGCTGGCGGAGTGTGGCCTGAGCGATCCCTACATCGACGAGATCGCGTCCGAACTGACGCGGATCGGCAGCCACCCCGCGTGA
- a CDS encoding H-NS histone family protein, whose product MDERKRDSIIAYLRHRMEEFGIEPEDLAAVLASEPSAQKAERYRSATGDSWDGQGEMPQWLKQAISAGQSIDHFEMSAKPAPAPQSKKQVDWKNDPFAGSPLARPTGR is encoded by the coding sequence ATGGACGAAAGGAAGCGAGATAGCATCATTGCGTATCTCCGCCATCGCATGGAAGAGTTTGGTATCGAACCAGAAGACCTTGCTGCCGTGCTGGCGTCCGAGCCATCTGCGCAAAAGGCGGAACGTTACCGCAGCGCGACCGGCGACAGTTGGGACGGCCAGGGCGAAATGCCGCAATGGCTTAAACAGGCAATCAGTGCGGGTCAATCAATTGACCACTTTGAAATGTCTGCTAAACCGGCCCCTGCCCCGCAGTCCAAAAAACAGGTCGACTGGAAAAACGATCCGTTTGCCGGCAGTCCGTTAGCGCGCCCGACCGGTCGCTAA
- a CDS encoding low molecular weight phosphatase family protein yields the protein MTRKYKVLFLCRDNAARSIMAEALLRELAGHRFEAFSAGPEPAARVHPHAIAQLRPGVSDQGVLSPKSWLEFTGEWAPRMDLVISMHESVDANHAPSFPGEPELCNWTFADPLAGDLDEAERVRLFAKVFWQIVRQVSGFIELPQYALLMRDTARVGEYQDNAGHEARRVGVTGV from the coding sequence GTGACCAGAAAATATAAAGTGCTGTTTCTTTGCAGGGACAACGCAGCGCGCAGCATCATGGCGGAGGCTTTGCTGCGAGAACTGGCAGGACACCGGTTCGAAGCATTCAGCGCGGGGCCGGAGCCGGCCGCGCGAGTTCATCCGCATGCAATCGCGCAATTGCGGCCGGGTGTGTCGGATCAGGGCGTGCTCAGTCCGAAGAGCTGGCTGGAATTCACCGGCGAGTGGGCGCCGCGCATGGATCTCGTCATTTCCATGCACGAATCCGTCGACGCTAATCACGCGCCGTCATTTCCCGGGGAACCGGAGCTGTGCAACTGGACCTTTGCCGATCCGCTCGCCGGCGATCTGGACGAAGCGGAACGCGTGCGATTGTTTGCCAAGGTGTTCTGGCAGATCGTGCGGCAGGTGAGCGGCTTTATCGAATTGCCGCAATACGCGCTGCTCATGCGCGACACCGCCCGCGTGGGCGAGTATCAGGACAACGCCGGTCATGAAGCGCGACGGGTCGGCGTCACCGGTGTTTGA
- a CDS encoding J domain-containing protein, which translates to MATLYDTLGVQTHATEEEIKRAYRKAAMKWHPDRNHGAHEEVARATFQEIKDAYAILSDPEQRKVYDAVYAEQMRGWEAQRTRAQQARAKREAAARAADEAAYAEMVSVAIRFADEGHNRDVLFGVLLGRQCEAKRAAQIADSVAALQASRREAAKTTNTPDVPDTPDLSAQADVSAKKEDAAEHRARGKRDEPAADAQPAGALGGLWFQFLNGLRF; encoded by the coding sequence ATGGCAACCCTATATGACACGCTCGGCGTGCAAACGCACGCCACCGAAGAAGAAATCAAGCGCGCGTACCGCAAGGCCGCGATGAAGTGGCATCCCGACCGCAATCACGGTGCGCACGAGGAAGTGGCGCGCGCCACTTTCCAGGAGATCAAGGACGCGTACGCGATCCTGTCCGATCCCGAGCAGCGCAAGGTGTACGACGCGGTCTACGCCGAGCAGATGCGCGGCTGGGAGGCGCAACGCACGCGCGCGCAGCAGGCGCGGGCGAAACGCGAGGCGGCGGCGCGCGCAGCCGACGAGGCGGCGTATGCGGAGATGGTCTCGGTCGCAATCCGTTTCGCCGACGAAGGCCACAATCGCGACGTGCTGTTCGGCGTGTTGCTGGGGCGGCAATGCGAGGCGAAGCGAGCCGCGCAGATCGCGGACAGCGTGGCGGCATTGCAGGCGTCGCGCCGCGAAGCGGCAAAAACGACGAATACGCCTGACGTACCCGACACGCCTGATCTTTCGGCTCAAGCCGACGTGTCGGCGAAGAAAGAAGACGCTGCAGAGCACCGCGCGAGAGGCAAGCGCGACGAACCCGCCGCCGACGCCCAACCTGCGGGCGCACTCGGCGGCCTGTGGTTCCAGTTTCTGAACGGCTTGCGGTTTTAA
- a CDS encoding MFS transporter, protein MKTTTPHDAQHDKPLILAAVCLSALVLPLAFSGGAVATPAIGRDLGGSAAALTWITNAFMLSFGSLLMAAGALADQFGRKRIFVCGLAGFIATSLALGFAPSVAWLDALRALQGVAAAASLASGTAALAQEFDGHARTRAFSLLGTSFGIGLAFGPLMAGALIANSSWRAIFWTIAAIGAIAFVFGVPRMRETRDPAASGLDWPGTITFTGTLALFTFAVIQAPQDGWSSATVVGLLAASAGLLVAFVVVEARVARPMLTLSLFRYPRFVGVQMLPVGTCYCYIVLIVMLPLRFIGAEGLSEMDAGLLMIALSAPMLVVPMLAASLTRWISAGVLSGIGFLVAAAGLYWLSLVDMSASRASVIAPMLVVGIGAGVPWGLMDGLSVSVVPKERAGMASGIFSTTRVAGEGIALAIAMAILAGLVNASLARIVPHAGPATIARIAEASQRLTTGDLAQAAASLPQIGRHELVLSYTHAFTRLLHVLIAITLMSALASFAFLSRTGSKDDQSDQSPRKVVQSAAV, encoded by the coding sequence ATGAAAACCACCACGCCGCACGACGCGCAGCACGACAAGCCGCTTATCCTCGCCGCCGTGTGCCTGTCGGCGCTCGTCTTGCCACTGGCATTTTCCGGCGGCGCAGTCGCTACGCCTGCAATCGGCCGTGACCTTGGCGGCAGTGCGGCGGCGCTGACGTGGATCACCAATGCATTCATGCTGAGCTTCGGCAGTCTGTTGATGGCCGCAGGCGCGCTCGCCGATCAGTTCGGTCGCAAGCGGATTTTCGTGTGCGGACTGGCGGGCTTTATCGCGACGTCGCTCGCGTTGGGTTTCGCGCCGTCGGTGGCCTGGCTCGACGCGCTGCGTGCGTTGCAGGGCGTTGCGGCGGCTGCGTCGCTGGCGAGCGGCACCGCCGCGCTCGCGCAGGAATTCGACGGCCACGCGCGCACCAGGGCGTTCAGTCTGCTGGGGACTAGCTTCGGCATTGGCCTCGCGTTCGGTCCGTTGATGGCGGGCGCGTTGATCGCAAATTCGAGCTGGCGGGCGATCTTCTGGACAATCGCGGCGATCGGCGCGATCGCATTCGTCTTCGGCGTACCGCGTATGCGCGAAACCCGCGATCCGGCCGCCAGCGGGCTCGACTGGCCGGGGACGATCACCTTCACCGGCACGCTCGCGCTGTTCACGTTTGCCGTGATCCAGGCGCCGCAGGACGGCTGGTCGAGTGCAACTGTGGTCGGTCTGCTGGCTGCGTCGGCGGGATTGCTGGTGGCGTTCGTGGTGGTGGAGGCGCGCGTCGCGCGGCCGATGCTGACGCTGAGCCTGTTCCGCTATCCGCGCTTCGTCGGCGTGCAGATGCTGCCGGTCGGCACCTGCTACTGCTATATCGTGCTCATCGTGATGCTGCCGCTGCGTTTTATCGGTGCAGAAGGGTTGAGCGAAATGGACGCCGGTTTGCTGATGATCGCGCTCTCCGCGCCTATGCTCGTCGTGCCGATGCTGGCCGCGTCGCTGACCCGCTGGATATCGGCCGGCGTCCTGTCGGGCATCGGCTTTCTGGTCGCCGCAGCCGGGCTTTACTGGCTAAGCCTCGTCGACATGAGCGCATCGCGAGCGTCGGTGATTGCGCCGATGCTGGTCGTCGGCATCGGCGCGGGCGTGCCCTGGGGTCTGATGGACGGACTCTCCGTGAGCGTCGTGCCGAAGGAGCGGGCGGGCATGGCATCTGGCATCTTCAGCACGACGCGGGTGGCGGGAGAGGGCATTGCGCTAGCCATCGCGATGGCGATTCTTGCCGGCCTCGTCAACGCGAGTCTCGCGCGCATCGTGCCGCACGCCGGACCCGCGACGATCGCGCGGATTGCCGAAGCATCGCAGCGTCTGACCACCGGCGACCTCGCGCAAGCTGCCGCGAGCCTGCCGCAAATCGGGCGGCACGAACTGGTGCTGAGCTATACGCATGCGTTCACGCGCCTGCTACATGTGCTGATCGCGATCACGCTTATGTCGGCGCTCGCGTCTTTTGCGTTTCTGAGTCGTACGGGCTCGAAGGACGATCAGTCCGACCAATCGCCGCGCAAAGTCGTGCAATCCGCAGCCGTGTGA